From one Streptomyces chromofuscus genomic stretch:
- a CDS encoding ABC transporter permease — translation MTAPPDDCLARNEWICGDYLSTRREILLDAVGQHLRLTSVSVLIALALAVPLAVLARRWGWAAGPVLAATTILYTIPSLAMFSLLLPLYGLSATLVIAGLVLYSLTLLVRNILAGLRAVPEETRQAARGMGYGPVRLLLTVELPLALPAAMAGLRLATVSAVSLVTVGAIVGFGGLGNLIYAGMNTYFKAQVLTASVLCVVVAVAADLLLLGVQRLITPWTRARA, via the coding sequence GTGACCGCGCCCCCGGACGACTGCCTCGCGCGCAACGAGTGGATCTGCGGCGACTATCTGAGCACCCGCCGCGAGATCCTGCTCGACGCCGTGGGCCAGCACCTGCGCCTGACGTCCGTCTCGGTGCTCATCGCCCTCGCGCTCGCCGTGCCGTTGGCGGTGCTGGCCCGCCGCTGGGGCTGGGCGGCCGGTCCCGTCCTCGCCGCGACGACGATCCTCTACACCATCCCGTCCCTGGCGATGTTCTCGCTGCTGCTGCCCCTGTACGGGCTGTCGGCGACGCTCGTGATCGCCGGGCTCGTGCTGTACTCGCTGACCCTGCTGGTGCGCAACATCCTCGCCGGTCTGCGCGCCGTCCCCGAGGAGACCCGGCAGGCCGCCCGCGGCATGGGCTACGGACCGGTCCGTCTCCTGCTCACCGTGGAACTGCCGCTCGCCCTGCCGGCCGCGATGGCCGGGCTGCGCCTCGCCACGGTCTCCGCGGTGTCGCTGGTGACGGTCGGCGCGATCGTCGGCTTCGGCGGGCTCGGCAACCTGATCTACGCGGGCATGAACACCTACTTCAAGGCACAGGTGCTCACGGCGTCGGTGCTCTGCGTGGTCGTCGCGGTGGCGGCCGACCTGCTCCTGCTGGGCGTCCAGCGGCTGATCACCCCCTGGACGAGGGCCCGTGCATGA
- a CDS encoding ABC transporter permease produces the protein MTTLTGTWEWLTDPAHWSGPDGVWRRLLQHLVLTVVCLAVSCLIALPVAVVLGHLGRGGALAVNLSNVGRAVPTFAVLVLLLLTPIGAWGKGPTVVALVLFAVPPLLTNAYVGMREVDRDTVQAARGMGMTGRQVMFHVELPLSSPMILNGMRIAAVQLVATATIAALAGGGGLGRIITAGFNLASTPQVVAGAVLVAVFALIVEGLFEVAERLAPPWARGTP, from the coding sequence ATGACCACGCTCACCGGAACCTGGGAGTGGCTCACCGACCCGGCGCACTGGTCCGGCCCCGACGGCGTCTGGCGGCGGCTGCTGCAGCACCTCGTGCTCACCGTGGTCTGCCTGGCCGTCAGCTGCCTGATCGCCCTGCCCGTCGCGGTGGTGCTCGGCCACCTGGGCAGGGGCGGTGCGCTCGCGGTCAACCTCTCCAACGTCGGCCGCGCCGTCCCCACGTTCGCGGTCCTGGTCCTGCTGCTGCTCACGCCGATCGGCGCGTGGGGCAAGGGTCCCACGGTCGTCGCCCTGGTGCTGTTCGCCGTACCTCCCCTGCTGACGAACGCCTACGTCGGCATGCGCGAGGTCGACCGCGACACGGTGCAGGCCGCCCGCGGCATGGGGATGACGGGACGCCAGGTGATGTTTCACGTGGAGCTGCCCCTTTCCTCCCCGATGATCCTGAACGGGATGCGGATCGCCGCCGTCCAGCTCGTCGCGACCGCCACCATCGCCGCCCTCGCGGGCGGGGGAGGCCTGGGGCGGATCATCACGGCCGGCTTCAACCTCGCCAGTACGCCCCAGGTGGTGGCGGGCGCCGTGCTCGTCGCCGTGTTCGCACTGATCGTCGAGGGCCTCTTCGAGGTGGCCGAACGCCTGGCGCCGCCGTGGGCCAGGGGCACGCCATGA
- a CDS encoding ABC transporter substrate-binding protein codes for MRRRAPSAGASLLLVAACSTGPSLESRGEVTAPPGDSRRLTVGSAGFTESDLLAQMYALLLEQAGHRTSLITVANRELYEPALESGQIDVVPEYAATFADWLNARTNGPDAPPVGSPDLDATMKALRRLATPRGLTVLPPGRAVDQNAFAVSASYARRHGLRTLSDLGRSGLKVRLAAGDECVQRPYCAPGLRRVYGIDITAVDPKGVGTTQAKRAVQSGQDQMVLTTTTDATLGEFGLVLLTDDRHLQNADYVVPVVNRARAGAPGVTKALDRLNTVLTTADLAAMNQQVDSWRRLATDVARTYLEDKGLLK; via the coding sequence ATGAGACGCCGTGCGCCGTCGGCCGGTGCGTCGCTGCTCCTGGTGGCCGCCTGCTCCACCGGCCCCTCCCTGGAGAGCCGGGGCGAGGTCACCGCGCCGCCCGGCGACAGCCGCCGGCTGACCGTCGGCTCCGCCGGGTTCACCGAGAGCGACCTGCTCGCCCAGATGTACGCCCTGCTGCTGGAGCAGGCCGGCCACCGGACGTCTCTCATCACCGTCGCCAACCGCGAACTGTACGAACCGGCCCTGGAGTCCGGCCAGATCGACGTCGTTCCCGAGTACGCGGCCACCTTCGCCGACTGGCTCAACGCCAGGACCAACGGCCCCGACGCCCCGCCGGTCGGCTCGCCCGACCTCGACGCCACGATGAAGGCGCTGCGCCGGCTGGCCACGCCCCGCGGCCTGACCGTCCTGCCCCCCGGCCGGGCGGTCGACCAGAACGCCTTCGCCGTGAGCGCGTCGTACGCGCGCCGGCACGGCCTCAGAACGCTGAGCGACCTCGGCAGGTCCGGGCTGAAGGTCCGGCTGGCGGCCGGCGACGAATGCGTGCAACGCCCTTACTGCGCCCCCGGCCTGCGCAGGGTCTACGGCATCGACATCACCGCCGTCGACCCCAAGGGCGTCGGCACCACCCAGGCCAAACGGGCGGTGCAGAGCGGTCAGGACCAGATGGTCCTCACCACCACGACCGACGCCACCCTCGGCGAGTTCGGCCTGGTCCTCCTCACCGACGACCGGCACCTGCAGAACGCCGACTACGTCGTCCCCGTCGTCAACCGCGCCCGCGCCGGCGCCCCCGGCGTCACCAAGGCCCTGGACCGGCTCAACACCGTCCTCACCACGGCCGACCTGGCCGCCATGAACCAGCAGGTGGACAGCTGGCGCCGCCTGGCGACGGACGTGGCCCGAACGTACCTGGAGGACAAGGGCCTGCTGAAGTGA
- a CDS encoding ABC transporter ATP-binding protein: MIRFEQVTKRYPDGTTAVDELSFEVSEGELVTLVGPSGCGKTTTMMMVNRLIEPTSGRILVDGEDIATVDPVRLRRRIGYVIQQVGLFPHRTILDNTATVPSLVGWKRARARARAAELLDLVGLDPRTYGPRYPHQLSGGQRQRVGVARALAADPPVLLMDEPFGAVDPVVREQLQDEFLRMQAAVRKTVLMVTHDIEEAVRLGDRIAVYGQGRIEQFDTPGAVLGTPASPYVAEFVGADRGLKRLSVTAIEPGDLEQPPIARLDEPSVRAARRLRSEGARWAVVLDTHGDLHGWVGIDELGTSGSVGDLAHRMNAWVPLGAPLKQAFGVMLQHDAGWVAVLEGARFLGVLTPAKLHEALRRSVDADAQGVSRRQVVFDSVADA, from the coding sequence ATGATCCGGTTCGAGCAGGTCACCAAGCGGTATCCGGACGGTACGACCGCTGTGGACGAGCTGTCCTTCGAGGTGTCCGAGGGCGAGCTCGTCACGCTCGTGGGGCCGTCGGGCTGCGGCAAGACGACGACCATGATGATGGTCAACCGGCTCATCGAACCGACCTCGGGCCGGATCCTGGTGGACGGCGAGGACATCGCGACGGTCGATCCGGTCCGGCTGCGGCGGCGCATCGGGTACGTGATCCAGCAGGTCGGCCTCTTCCCGCACCGCACGATCCTCGACAACACCGCGACCGTGCCGTCGCTGGTCGGCTGGAAACGGGCCAGGGCCCGGGCGCGGGCGGCGGAGTTGCTCGACCTGGTGGGGCTGGACCCGAGGACGTACGGGCCGCGCTACCCGCATCAGCTGTCGGGCGGTCAGCGGCAGCGGGTCGGGGTGGCGCGGGCGCTGGCCGCCGATCCGCCGGTGCTGCTGATGGACGAGCCGTTCGGGGCGGTCGACCCGGTGGTGCGCGAGCAGCTGCAGGACGAGTTCCTGCGCATGCAGGCCGCGGTGCGCAAGACGGTGCTGATGGTCACGCACGACATCGAGGAGGCGGTACGGCTCGGTGACCGGATCGCCGTGTACGGGCAGGGGCGGATCGAGCAGTTCGACACGCCCGGAGCGGTACTGGGCACCCCCGCGTCGCCGTACGTCGCCGAGTTCGTCGGCGCCGACCGGGGGCTGAAGCGGCTGTCGGTGACGGCGATCGAGCCCGGCGACCTGGAGCAGCCGCCGATCGCCCGCCTCGACGAGCCGTCGGTCCGGGCGGCGCGGCGGCTGCGGTCCGAGGGTGCCCGGTGGGCGGTCGTGCTCGACACGCACGGCGACCTGCACGGCTGGGTCGGCATCGACGAACTCGGCACAAGCGGCTCCGTCGGGGACCTCGCCCACCGGATGAACGCCTGGGTCCCGCTGGGCGCCCCTTTGAAGCAGGCCTTCGGCGTGATGCTGCAGCACGACGCGGGCTGGGTCGCGGTCCTGGAGGGTGCCCGCTTCCTGGGCGTCCTGACGCCCGCCAAACTCCACGAGGCCCTGCGCCGCTCGGTGGACGCGGACGCCCAGGGCGTGTCGCGCCGGCAGGTCGTCTTCGACTCGGTGGCGGACGCCTAG
- a CDS encoding LutC/YkgG family protein yields MSSRERILGRVRRALADVPRDDTPYEEAVARDYLREHGQRSVEETVELLAENLADYRAIVHRCTPDALPSLIAGLLADRGARSLLVPAGLDERWPAATEVPRVQDRADSTAHELDRVDSVLTACAVAIAETGTIVLDGGPDQGRRRITLVPDHHICVVRVPDQVVSSVPQALERLDPARPLTWISGPSATSDIELDRVEGVHGPRTLEVVLVDSRASAEVSSSRPEGSR; encoded by the coding sequence GTGAGCAGCAGGGAACGGATCCTGGGCCGGGTGCGGCGCGCCCTCGCGGACGTGCCGCGGGACGACACGCCGTACGAAGAGGCGGTCGCCCGGGACTATCTGCGCGAGCACGGGCAGCGGAGCGTCGAGGAGACGGTGGAACTGCTCGCCGAGAATCTGGCGGACTACCGGGCGATCGTGCACCGCTGCACGCCGGACGCGCTGCCGTCGTTGATCGCCGGGCTGCTCGCGGACCGTGGCGCGCGGTCGCTGCTCGTGCCGGCCGGTCTGGACGAGCGGTGGCCGGCGGCGACGGAGGTGCCGCGTGTGCAGGACCGGGCGGACAGCACGGCGCACGAACTCGACCGCGTCGACAGTGTGCTGACGGCCTGCGCGGTGGCGATCGCCGAGACCGGCACCATCGTGCTGGACGGCGGCCCCGACCAGGGCCGCCGCCGGATCACGCTGGTGCCGGACCACCACATCTGTGTCGTGCGGGTTCCCGACCAGGTCGTCTCCTCCGTCCCGCAGGCCCTCGAACGCCTCGACCCGGCCCGTCCGCTGACGTGGATCTCCGGTCCGTCGGCGACCAGCGACATCGAGCTCGACCGGGTCGAGGGGGTGCACGGCCCGCGCACCCTGGAGGTGGTGCTGGTGGACTCTCGGGCGAGCGCCGAGGTCAGCTCGTCACGACCGGAGGGCAGCCGGTAG
- a CDS encoding LutB/LldF family L-lactate oxidation iron-sulfur protein, with translation MSGTFVGMPAFPAAAHEAVRDQTLRGNLRHATHTIRAKREKAVAEVADWAQLREAGRRIKDHTLRHLDRYLEQVEEAVTAAGGTVHWAVDADEANRIVTDLVKATGESEVVKVKSMATQEIGLNEALEAEGIRAYETDLAELIVQLGKDRPSHILVPAIHRNRGEIRDIFAREMREWGRPAPDGLTDTPAELAEAARLHLREKFLRAKVGVSGANFMVAETGTLVVVESEGNGRMCLTLPETLISVVGIEKIVPTWRDLEVFLQTLPRSSTAERMNPYTSTWTGTTDGDGPRTFHLVLLDNGRTDTLADEVGRQALRCIRCSACLNVCPVYERAGGHAYGSVYPGPIGAILSPQLRGTASEIDASLPYASSLCGACYEVCPVAIDIPEVLVHLRERVVEGGPVTRAGNKVVLKPAKGHAAERAAMRAARWAFAHPGALRTGQRLASRTRRFHPRTLPGPGRAWSGSRDLPPVPAEPFRDWWQRTHGGKDGAK, from the coding sequence GTGAGCGGAACGTTCGTCGGAATGCCGGCCTTCCCGGCCGCCGCGCACGAGGCGGTGCGCGACCAGACCCTGCGGGGCAACCTGCGGCACGCCACGCACACCATCCGCGCCAAGCGGGAGAAGGCGGTCGCCGAGGTCGCGGACTGGGCGCAGCTGCGGGAGGCGGGGCGGCGGATCAAGGACCACACGCTGCGTCATCTCGACCGCTACCTGGAGCAGGTGGAGGAGGCGGTGACGGCCGCTGGCGGCACCGTCCACTGGGCCGTCGACGCCGACGAGGCCAACCGGATCGTCACCGACCTGGTCAAGGCGACCGGCGAGTCGGAGGTCGTCAAGGTCAAGTCGATGGCCACGCAGGAGATCGGGCTCAACGAGGCGTTGGAGGCGGAGGGGATCCGGGCGTACGAGACGGATCTCGCCGAGCTGATCGTGCAGTTGGGCAAGGACCGGCCCTCGCACATCCTGGTCCCCGCGATCCACCGCAACCGCGGTGAGATCCGCGACATCTTCGCCCGCGAGATGCGCGAGTGGGGCCGCCCGGCCCCCGACGGCCTCACGGACACGCCCGCCGAACTGGCCGAGGCCGCCCGGCTGCACCTGCGGGAGAAGTTCCTGCGCGCGAAGGTCGGTGTCTCCGGCGCCAACTTCATGGTCGCCGAGACGGGCACGCTGGTGGTCGTGGAGTCCGAGGGCAACGGGCGCATGTGCCTGACCCTCCCCGAGACGCTGATCTCGGTCGTCGGCATCGAGAAGATCGTGCCGACGTGGCGGGACCTGGAGGTGTTCCTGCAGACCCTCCCCCGCTCCTCGACGGCCGAGCGCATGAACCCGTACACGAGCACGTGGACCGGCACCACGGACGGGGACGGCCCGCGCACCTTCCACCTGGTGCTGCTCGACAACGGCCGCACCGACACGCTCGCCGACGAGGTCGGCCGGCAGGCCCTGCGCTGTATCCGCTGCTCGGCCTGTCTCAACGTGTGCCCGGTGTACGAGCGGGCGGGCGGGCACGCGTACGGCTCGGTGTACCCGGGGCCGATCGGCGCGATCCTCAGCCCTCAGCTGAGGGGCACGGCGAGCGAGATCGACGCCTCGCTGCCGTACGCGTCCTCGCTGTGCGGGGCCTGCTACGAGGTGTGCCCGGTGGCCATCGACATCCCCGAGGTGCTGGTGCATCTGCGGGAGCGGGTCGTCGAGGGCGGCCCGGTGACGCGGGCCGGCAACAAGGTGGTGCTGAAGCCGGCGAAGGGGCACGCGGCCGAGCGGGCGGCGATGCGGGCGGCCCGCTGGGCGTTCGCCCACCCCGGCGCGCTGCGCACCGGGCAGCGGCTCGCCTCGCGCACCCGGCGCTTCCACCCGCGCACACTGCCGGGTCCCGGCAGGGCGTGGAGCGGCAGCCGGGATCTGCCGCCGGTGCCCGCCGAACCCTTCCGGGACTGGTGGCAGCGCACGCACGGAGGAAAGGACGGCGCGAAGTGA